Sequence from the Megalops cyprinoides isolate fMegCyp1 chromosome 4, fMegCyp1.pri, whole genome shotgun sequence genome:
TGGAACACAGATTTAAGTTTTAGGCACTCAGAGGCTCTGTATTGGGTTCACCTGTGTAGGGTAATGCTGGGTTAACACACTCCTCCACGGCTGTGGCTTTAGGGACCATTTCCAAAACTgaagaacatattttaaatatccataactatatttatatatttcatgtatCTCTAAGGCACAGCTAAACCTTCAGCATTTCTGCTATCCCGTTAGGGACTCATTTATCAGGTTGAAGGAATTAGATTTTCTCATTTCCACCCAGAACTGAGCCATGCTTAGAGGTGTCTCCTCTAAGGTGTCAAATGAGCTTGGGAAAGTTATGGGGGAGATTGCCCATCATCGCGGGCACTCTATTTACCGAACACATATTCGGCTCTTTGTGCACAAAAGTCTTTCTCTTCTGTTGTGAAAGGCCAAAGTGCACCAGCAAAAAAGCCAGGAAATGGACAGGAAGTAACGTTCAGCTAGATGACATGCAACATGCAAAAGATAGTGCTCACTTCCAATGATCAAGATAGCCACTTCCGCAACCTAATTAATCCAGTTCTGCACTGCACGCTTGTAGTCTTGTCTGTCTGCAGGCTGATGCCACAAAGACCTCAGGATCTTTTTGTGATGGGGCACGGtaaacacacattaataaataaacacattaaaatggtGTAAGAGTTAGTAGATCTGCATAGAACCTACTGTGAACTGGTGCCTGTGAAACTATGGTCTGCAATTTTACTGGGTCTGACATGATCAAATTCACCTGCCTGCTACTTTCTAGAGGGGCATTCTGGGACCATCACTTAGACACCTTGTGGGTTATGTTCACTGCACAGGAAAAGGCTGGTTGTGAAAATTCCCTGTAGGCGGGGCAGGCTAAGCTTTGTAATAaacctctgtgcttttttgtaaCCTTTTCTGTCACAGCGATGTGAACAAATATTTTGCTGTCAGGAAAGGTGTGGCCTACTTCTGTGTCATGTGATTAAAGATTGTGCACAGATATATGCAGTAAGGGCTGTCTGCACTGTCACAGATTATCAGTCAATGCAGTATCTACTACATGCTGACATTATCACATAGAGGAGCACAAGTCAGAGGAACTCAAAGAAGTTTTAAACTTCTATTctatcttttttctttgtaatttttaCCCTTTTCTCTCCCAACCTCAGTAGTCACCAATTATCCATTTAAGGCTATCCCACCACAGCAACAGCCAACTCGAACAGGAGCACAGGGTGAACCGAATGCAGTCCCCAGATACACAAGCTCACCAAGTCAACCATGACTGTTTTTgacactacaaatcccacagtgcaccaggaagcaAATGCCATTGTAAGATAGGTGTGTTGCCCTGATCCCTGATGTTAAGTTTAAGTAACTCATAGGAGTGACAAGGGGACCCTGGCTAACCTAGCTGGCTTCGTCACTGAAGGAAGCTGGTTTGTTCCGCCACTATGGGCTGATTAGGCGTagtcagcaaatgacacagctgggagtAAACCCAGGCGATAGGGCTCAGGCTGTGCTCTAACTGGCTGAGCCACCTGGGAGCTCTCCCTACCTGTTTTATCCCTGTCCACATTTTCCAAAACCTCAACACTGCTGCACCTTGCTCGGCAAAGCAGAACTCTGGGCGGGGCGTCACTCTTGCGTCCAGGTGTCCAGGTGGTGGTACACCTTGCGGGGGGCCAGGTGGTAGTAACGCGCACAGATGTggcacagcctctctctccagtccCGGACGATCCTGACGTCGTAGTCCCGGTGCCACCTGAAGTAGGACGAGTACCGCTCGCTGTCGGCCGCCAGCCCGCGCAGGAACGTGGCCAGTGTGGCCGTGGAGTTGAAGTCGTCGATGTGGATGAAGGAGCCCGGGGGCGCCAGGGCCTCGTAGTTGGGCCGGGGGGGTCCCAGAACCACCGGCACGGTGCCCGCCAGGTAGGAGTTGTGCCAGAGCTTCTCGGTGATGTAGTCCTGGAAGAGCGAGTTCTCGAAGGCCAGGTAGAAGTAACAGCGGGAGATGGTGGGCAGCAGCTCGTGGGCGCTCAGCGGCCTCTTCACGCTCCGCCCGAACACCTCCACCGGGATCTGTCTCCTCAGGCTGCGGTACACCTGTGCCCGCTTGTGCCTGGTCCTGTAGTTACTGACCACCCAGCAGACCAGCAGTTTGGGGTCCTTTTTGGGAACGGCGAAATCGCGGTCGCCTCCGTTGCCGTTGGCCTTCTCCCTGGGCACCACCTCACCGTACGGCATGAAGATGTCGGCGTCACGGCGGTAGCTCATGGTCCAGTTGAAGAGGCCGTTGAAGCGGCTCAGGTTGCCGTTGGTGGCGGGCGATTCCAGCGAGAGCCACAGCCACTTCTGGGCgggtgggcggggcaggtgCAGCGGCAGCTCCGAGCGGCCGGTCTTCAGCTCGTGGTGGTGGAAGACGACCACGTTGGCGTTGGCGAACAGGGTGTGGTCGTCCCACAGCAGGCAGCCGGGGATGCGGAAGTGGTCCCAGCAGACGTCCCCCTGCAGGCTGTAGCGCCTCTGGAAGGGCCAGTGCCACAGCAAGATGCTGATGTTCCTGCGCCTGGCCACGCCCGCCCAGGGAGACCCAGGCTTCAGATGCAGGTGCAGCAGGAGGAAGGTGCTCAGCGTGAGGGCCACCATGGCCAGGAGCAGCCCGGGCAGAGTCACGCCCATCAGGACCCCGGGTTACGGGCTGTGGGGGAGCTGAGCCGggcctgtttttctccctccttccatCAAGCTGAGCAGGAGTGAGGGtcactgctgtgaaaaacacCATGTCAACCACATAAGTTCTCCTTTCACTACTATACAGCTGGCTGCAGCCATCACAGGTGCAGGCTCCCAGCctctgagggttttttttattttttgcactagGTCTCTGTTAATGTGCCAAGTGAAAAAAATAGAATGGAACTTCCTCACTTTCGGGAATGCATTAACACACATCCGCAAGTCATAGCTTTGTTCAGTTTGAGATGTATATGTTTTGTAATATAGTTGAGCATTCATGTATTGATATGTCAGTGAAATTAATATAGGGATGAATGCTGGGTTTCCTGCTCAGCAGCTTTTTCTGAATGCTGACATAGTGCTTA
This genomic interval carries:
- the LOC118776058 gene encoding alpha-(1,3)-fucosyltransferase 7 encodes the protein MGVTLPGLLLAMVALTLSTFLLLHLHLKPGSPWAGVARRRNISILLWHWPFQRRYSLQGDVCWDHFRIPGCLLWDDHTLFANANVVVFHHHELKTGRSELPLHLPRPPAQKWLWLSLESPATNGNLSRFNGLFNWTMSYRRDADIFMPYGEVVPREKANGNGGDRDFAVPKKDPKLLVCWVVSNYRTRHKRAQVYRSLRRQIPVEVFGRSVKRPLSAHELLPTISRCYFYLAFENSLFQDYITEKLWHNSYLAGTVPVVLGPPRPNYEALAPPGSFIHIDDFNSTATLATFLRGLAADSERYSSYFRWHRDYDVRIVRDWRERLCHICARYYHLAPRKVYHHLDTWTQE